One Gimesia chilikensis DNA segment encodes these proteins:
- a CDS encoding formyltetrahydrofolate deformylase gives MQVTITAVGPDNRGLADPIVHYVTGVGANIHEIQMYDHDSERLFAMLLRIDWPVDVEPIAVLRERIMQIGAQKGLTLRVWAREEHDRPPRIAICTTYRSEPAAAVLDAIKSGVIQAEPAVIIGNRDRCQSLATEHGLDFHNIGDERGNPDYDQMVSLFDSYEVDYVLLARYMRVLPPGICWSFAGGRIINLHHGLLPSYPGFQPYEDAFSHHMLTFGATIHFIIPELDAGNQIIHQNAFTVAPGTSLKEIKRIGETEHEPECLVEGVRRVVDREVELHFHRVVGMAGKN, from the coding sequence ATGCAAGTTACTATCACAGCCGTCGGGCCGGACAATCGCGGATTAGCAGATCCCATCGTGCACTATGTGACCGGTGTGGGGGCCAATATTCATGAAATCCAGATGTATGACCATGATTCAGAACGCCTGTTTGCCATGCTGCTGCGTATCGACTGGCCCGTTGATGTGGAGCCGATCGCGGTGCTCCGGGAACGGATCATGCAGATCGGTGCGCAGAAGGGGCTGACCTTACGCGTCTGGGCGCGAGAGGAGCACGATCGTCCTCCCCGGATCGCGATCTGTACGACTTATCGCAGTGAGCCTGCTGCAGCGGTTCTTGATGCGATCAAGTCCGGTGTCATCCAGGCAGAGCCGGCGGTGATCATCGGCAACCGGGATCGCTGCCAGTCGCTGGCGACTGAGCATGGACTGGACTTTCATAACATCGGCGACGAGCGGGGGAACCCGGACTACGATCAGATGGTGTCGCTGTTCGATTCATACGAAGTTGACTACGTGCTCCTGGCCCGGTACATGCGGGTGCTGCCCCCCGGGATCTGCTGGAGTTTCGCCGGCGGCCGCATCATCAATCTGCACCACGGTCTGCTGCCGTCCTATCCCGGTTTCCAGCCTTATGAAGATGCTTTTAGCCATCATATGCTGACCTTCGGGGCCACGATTCATTTCATCATTCCGGAACTGGATGCGGGCAATCAGATTATTCATCAGAACGCGTTTACGGTGGCACCGGGAACTTCGCTGAAAGAGATCAAGCGGATCGGGGAGACCGAACATGAGCCCGAGTGCCTGGTCGAAGGAGTTCGCCGGGTCGTGGATCGCGAGGTGGAACTGCACTTCCATCGCGTGGTGGGGATGGCTGGGAAAAACTGA